One window of the Colletotrichum destructivum chromosome 4, complete sequence genome contains the following:
- a CDS encoding Putative methyltransferase type 11, S-adenosyl-L-methionine-dependent methyltransferase superfamily codes for MADTTKPLAHFDDSAQSYEKNTGGCTRELAERILPFLDDVAADSVVLDNACGSGIVTDVLLRHFSAAPPRIFATDGAPKMVELVRGRFSGDEGVTAAVMPGEALDVADATFTHSVTSLGLMFFADPAKGAAEIYRTLKPGGTAVVTGWEELGYVPIVREVQREIRPADEPFNYPIGADWFDPAHTERVMRAAGFEDVEMRSELVYWAEKTAEEVASFIAEMFGSIAFKDWDDAEKKRAESVLMQIVRESTVDIERGGTRWVGIKMKAIVAVCRK; via the coding sequence ATGGCGGACACAACGAAGCCCCTGGCTCACTTCGACGACTCCGCGCAGTCGTACGAGAAGAACACGGGGGGCTGCACCCGAGAACTCGCCGAGCGCATCCTGcccttcctcgacgacgtcgccgccgactccGTCGTCCTGGACAACGCGTGCGGCAGCGGTATCGTCACGGACGTGCTCCTCCGGCACTtctccgccgcgccgccccgGATCTTCGCCACCGACGGCGCCCCGAAGATGGTCGAGCTCGTGCGGGGCAGGttctcgggcgacgagggcgtcacGGCCGCCGTGATGCccggcgaggccctcgacgtcgcggaCGCCACGTTCACGCACTCGGTCACGAGCCTGGGACTAATGTTCTTCGCCGACCCGGCCAAGGGTGCCGCGGAGATATACCGCACGCTGAAGcccggcggcaccgccgtcgtGACGGGGTGGGAGGAGCTCGGGTACGTCCCGATCGTCCGCGAGGTTCAGCGGGAGATCCGGCCCGCGGACGAGCCGTTCAACTACCCGATCGGCGCCGACTGGTTCGACCCGGCGCACACCGAGCGGGTCATGAGAGCAGCCGGGTTTGAAGACGTGGAGATGAGAAGTGAGCTGGTCTACTGGGCCGAGAAGACTGCGGAGGAGGTCGCGTCCTTTATCGCAGAGATGTTTGGGTCGATTGCGTTCAAAGACTGGGACGAcgcggagaagaagagggcggaGAGTGTTTTGATGCAGATCGTAAGAGAATCGACTGTGGATATCGAGAGAGGCGGGACGAGGTGGGTGGGAATCAAGATGAAGGCCATCGTAGCGGTGTGCAGGAAGTAA